Proteins encoded within one genomic window of Brassica rapa cultivar Chiifu-401-42 chromosome A09, CAAS_Brap_v3.01, whole genome shotgun sequence:
- the LOC103838214 gene encoding mitogen-activated protein kinase kinase kinase 7-like, whose amino-acid sequence MEQFRQIGEVLGSLNALMVLQDDILINQRQCCLLLEIFSLAFSTVAEDIRQNLKLEEKHSKWRALEQPLRELYRVFKEGEMYVRNCMSNKDWWGKVINFHQNKDCVEFHIHNLFCYFPAVIEAIETAGEISGLDPSEMDRRRVVFSRKYDREWNDPKLFQWRFGKQYLIPKDICSRFEHSWREDRWNLVEALQEKRKSKSDEIGKTEKRLADFLLKKLTGLEQFNGRLFPSSILVGSKDYQVRRRLGGGGQYKEIQWLGDSFVLRHFFGDLEPLDAEISSLLSLCHSNILQYLCGFYDEEKKECSLVMELMHKDLKSYMKENCGPRRRYLFSVPVVIDIMLQIARGMEYLHSNEIFHGDLNPMNILLKERSHTEGYFHAKISGFGLNSVKTFTRASSRPTTPAPVIWYAPEVLTEMEQDLKGITVPRSKFTHKADVYSFAMVCFELITGKVPFEDSHLQGDEMGKNIRRGDRPLFPFPSPKYLVSLIKRCWHSEPSQRPTFSSICRILRYIKKFLVVNPDQGHIQIQTPLVDCWDLEARFLRKFSIETGSHAESVMQIPFQLYSYRVAEKEKMSPNLNKEESSDTGGESASESVSDPPTTPKYTKSLCLDAISEYSESDTRSVYSEAPTKKISSALKKSGDMAKLRRNSSTGLRSTGSSPVKPRPAPNVTLPLSPFGRNSKARKDTRLPLSPMSPLGHGRRRHLSGPASDSELT is encoded by the exons ATGGAGCAATTTAGGCAAATCGGCGAGGTTCTTGGAAGCTTAAACGCGCTTATGGTGTTACAAGACGATATCTTGATCAACCAAAGACAATGCTGTTTGTTGTTAGAGATTTTCAGTTTGGCGTTCAGCACCGTAGCGGAAGATATCAGACAAAACTTGAAGCTCGAAGAGAAGCATTCCAAATGGAGAGCCCTTGAACAGCCTTTGAGAGAGCTCTACAGAGTGTTTAAAGAAGGTGAAATGTACGTTAGAAATTGCATGTCTAATAAAGATTGGTGGGGCAAAGTAATCAACTTTCATCAGAACAAAGATTGTGTTGAGTTTCACATACACAACTTGTTCTGTTACTTTCCCGCCGTGATCGAGGCGATAGAGACAGCTGGAGAGATCTCTGGTCTCGACCCTTCTGAGATGGACAGAAGGAGAGTTGTCTTCTCTAGAAAGTACGATAGAGAGTGGAATGATCCTAAGCTGTTTCAGTGGAGGTTTGGGAAACAGTATCTGATTCCCAAGGATATTTGTAGCCGCTTTGAGCATTCATGGAGAGAGGACAGATGGAATCTAGTGGAGGCGTTACAAGAGAAGAGAAAGTCCAAGAGCGATGAGATTGGGAAGACCGAGAAGCGTTTAGCTGACTTTCTGTTGAAGAAACTAACCGGTTTGGAACAGTTTAACGGTAGGCTCTTCCCGAGTTCGATACTCGTTGGCTCCAAAGATTACCAAGTGAGGAGGAGACTAGGCGGTGGTGGCCAGTACAAGGAGATTCAATGGTTAGGTGATTCTTTCGTGCTGAGACATTTTTTCGGAGATCTTGAGCCTTTGGATGCGGAGATATCTTCTCTGTTATCGCTATGTCACTCGAATATACTTCAGTACCTATGTGGATTCTATGACGAAGAGAAGAAAGAATGTTCTCTGGTAATGGAGTTAATGCACAAAGATTTGAAAAGCTACATGAAGGAGAATTGTGGACCTAGAAGAAGATATCTCTTCTCTGTTCCCGTTGTGATTGATATAATGCTTCAGATCGCGCGAGGCATGGAGTATCTTCATTCAAATGAGATCTTCCATGGAGACTTGAATCCAATGAATATTCTTTTGAAAGAGAGAAGTCACACCGAAGGTTACTTCCACGCCAAGATATCCGGTTTCGGTTTGAACTCGGTCAAAACTTTTACTCGAGCTTCCTCTAGACCAACCACACCTGCTCCTGTGATATGGTATGCACCTGAGGTTCTAACAGAGATGGAACAAGATCTCAAAGGTATAACAGTTCCGAGATCAAAGTTTACTCATAAAGCTGATGTGTATAGCTTTGCAATGGTGTGTTTTGAGCTTATAACCGGTAAAGTACCATTTGAAGATAGTCATCTACAAGGAGATGAGATGGGTAAGAACATAAGAAGGGGAGATAGACCTCTCTTCCCATTCCCTTCCCCTAAATACCTTGTTAGTCTTATCAAACGGTGTTGGCACTCAGAACCTAGCCAGCGTCCCACTTTCTCTTCCATTTGCCGGATACTACGATACATAAAGAAGTTCTTAGTTGTGAATCCGGATCAGGGTCACATTCAAATCCAAACTCCGCTTGTTGATTGTTGGGACTTGGAAGCAAGATTCTTGAGAAAGTTCTCAATAGAGACAGGGTCTCACGCGGAGTCCGTGATGCAAATACCGTTCCAGCTTTACTCGTACAGGGTCGcagagaaggagaagatgagTCCAAACTTGAACAAAGAAGAGAGTTCGGACACAGGAGGTGAGTCTGCATCAGAAAGCGTTTCAGATCCACCAACAACGCCGAAGTATACAAAGTCATTGTGCTTAGATGCAATATCGGAATACTCAGAGTCGGATACAAGATCAGTTTACTCAGAGGCTCCCACGAAAAAGATCTCATCAGCTCTAAAGAAAAGTGGTGACATGGCCAAACTCAGAAGAAACTCAAGCACAG GTTTACGGTCAACAGGATCATCGCCAGTAAAGCCAAGACCAGCACCAAACGTGACATTGCCGTTAAGTCCGTTCGGAAGAAACAGCAAAGCAAGGAAGGATACAAGATTGCCTTTGAGTCCTATGAGTCCTTTAGGCCATGGAAGACGCAGACATCTCTCTGGTCCTGCTTCGGACTCTGAGCTAACTTAG
- the LOC103838213 gene encoding uncharacterized protein LOC103838213: protein MEIIKPKVEDEKKTKKDDVMTSNGQKFTTIKGHLKIIEGLRQGKTKDDQSRSPRSSSSSYVMEIKMGNYKHSIQRSENTKRMETQDKGKKVMNLKQNTEDVHKMKNKKVWDCESTLYDSFELNSFNRQLDNAISSSARSMSMPHLPPPPSETTSSSATKKQPSNKISRSLQKLVKSIFRQKQSNTPLKACHGVDMDKYYVVFDKTGSLTTIPESRESIELGGSEINSLDRKTVSERFSPSRLAGVSCS, encoded by the exons ATGGAGATAATTAAACCAAAAGTTGAGGATGAAAAGAAGACAAAGAAAGATGATGTGATGACCAGTAATGGTCAAAAGTTCACTACTATTAAAGGGCATCTCAAAATCATTGAGGGTTTAAGACAAGGTAAGACAAAAGACGATCAATCTAGGAGCCCgagatcctcatcatcatcatatgtGATGGAGATCAAGATGGGAAATT ACAAACATTCGATTCAAAGATCAGAAAATACTAAAAGGATGGAAACTCAAGACAAGGGTAAGAAGGTGATGAACCTGAAACAAAACACAGAAGACGTTCATAAGATGAAGAATAAGAAAGTATGGGATTGCGAAAGCACACTCTATGACTCCTTCGAGCTCAACTCGTTCAATCGTCAACTCGACAACGCAATCTCTTCCTCCGCTAGATCCATGTCAATGCCTCACCTTCCTCCTCCACCGTCAGAAACCACGTCTTCGTCTGCGACAAAAAAGCAGCCATCAAACAAGATCTCACGCTCTCTACAGAAACTCGTAAAGTCAATCTTCAGACAGAAACAGTCAAACACTCCCCTTAAGGCATGTCACGGCGTAGATATGGATAAATACTACGTCGTTTTCGACAAGACGGGATCCCTCACGACGATTCCCGAGTCAAGAGAGTCAATAGAATTGGGTGGCTCAGAGATCAACTCGCTTGATAGAAAAACCGTGTCAGAGCGATTCTCACCGAGTCGACTCGCGGGTGTATCTTGTTCCTGA